The genomic interval AACATTTGTcctagaatttttttaatggtCATTGCATAGCATATTCTTATTGGAAATACAGTCTTTTCTTAAGTATGAATGGATGGTCTGAGACTTTTAGAGATAAAATGATTATTCGAAGTGGGACTCTTTTACCAATATGTGTACCTCTGACTATTTCACCTTCGATAGCTCTTTTTGTCATATGAGTGTTAGAAACATTTATAACGATGTGGTTGAGAGAGAGAGCGGGATAAGCGCTCTCCTCACATAAAAATACttgcaaataataaaaatgtaaaaagtaaacatttttcagatagatgtttaatgtagtatttatatttcctatattgtatatttacttaaaagtttaaaactatacattttttcaCATAGTTGTTTAATATAGTATTtcaatttcttatattgtatatttagttattatttatttattcttatattgtatatttctttattctaatttttttacttttatatcaaGTGGTAATATTGTGATAGATgcttaatgtaatatttatatttcttatatagtTTCTTTACTAATTatgtattttactatatatttttcagatagatgtttaatattttttttatattcttatattgtatatatatttattattatttttttctttcttatattttatatttacttatctaatattatgatagatgtttaatgtaatatttctatttcttatattatatatttaattattatttattttgctatACATTTTCaaatagatgtttaatttagttttccatttttatattgtatatttacttatttttatatttaattattctaatttttttttgcttttatatcaaatgataatactagtatagatttttaatgtaatatatttatttcttatttattatatttacttattatttatttgttcttaTACAGtacatttatttatactaatattacgatagataatatttctatttcttatattgtaaatttacttattatttaatttttctatattgtatatttacttataaaagatttaaaataataaaaatttaaaaccatacattttttagatatatgttcaatttagttttttatttcttaaattgaatatatacttatttattttttttttttatataaaatggtaatattacaaaaaatgcttaatgtaatatttatatttttatattgtgtattcactgattatttattttactatatatttttcagatagatgtttaatgtagtttttctatttcttatattgtatatttgcttattatttattttattctaatattacgatagatgtttaatgtaatatttttactaTTCTTATATTCTAtgtttacttattatttatttactatttattttttagatatatctttaacttatttttttttcatttttaactgtatatttacttattatttatttttttatattgtatacatacttattatattttattgatttttatatcaaataataatattgtgaTATATGTTGAAtgttatatttctatttcttatatttctaatttttttttgcttttatatcaaaatataatattacgataaatctttaatgtaatatttctattttttatattgtatatttatttattatttattttattataaattttagatagatctttaatgtaattttactatttcttatattttatacttattctaatattataatagatttttaatgtaatatttttatttcttatattgtatatttaattattattattttactatacattttcagatagatgtataatttaattttcaatttcttatattgtatatttatttattttttattttttcttatatcatataattaattattctaattgttttcgtttatatcaaattataatattacgATAAtgttttaaagtattttttctatttttatattgtatatttacttattatttattttattataaatttttcagatatatatttaatgaaatatttatatttcttatatggtatatttattttttatttatttttctttagatcgtatatttaatttttatttttttatattttttattaataataccACGTGTCATCTTTGAGGAGAAGTTTTTTTCGCTGATGTGGACGCTCTATTGAACATTGAAAGGTccattttattagtatagactAGGAATAAACCCGCCATACAGGCGGAtaacaaatatacaaattatttaaatatatttaatgtttaatttattttatataaaaattaaattaatttttaaattcattaaagtagatttatttattatttattttattataaacttttagacagatatttaattttgttttctatttttatattgtatatttatttattgtttctttttcttattttgtatatttacttttttttgcttttatatcaaatgataatattacgatagatatttaaggtaatatttttatttcttatatagtatatttacttattatttatttgttcttatattgtatttttatttattctaatattactATAgagaatatttctatttctttatattttatatttacttactatttatgtttttctatatttatatttcgtatatttcattgtagttttttcatttcttatactGAATATAAACTTAGtctaattgtttttcttttatatcaaatggtaatattacgataaatatttaatgtaatatttctatttttatattgtatatttacttattatttattttactttatatttttcaaatagatgtttaatgtagttttctatttcttatactgtatatttacttattatttatttttattttattattacgatatatgtttaatgtaatatttttattattcttatattttatatttacttattatttattttacttatttttagatacatttttattttatttttagcttttaattgtatatttacttattacttatttttttgttatattgtatatatatttaattattatatttttgttgcttttatatcaaagaATAACATTATGATATATGTTGAATGTAATATCTCTATTTGTTATATTCTATGCTTGTTTTCACtatattgtttatttacatataaaaatatttattaatagtaGAAAtgtaaatctatatatttttcatatagatttttaaatttgtttttccatttcttatattgtattttttcaacagtattttatattgtatgtttacttaataattattttatattatataattacttattctaattgttttacttttatatcaaattttaatattacgacaaatgtttaatgtaatatatatatttctaatattctatatttacttattatttattttattatacttctttcagataaaattttaatgtagttttcctatttcttatattgtatatttttattatttatttttcttatattttatatttacttattataatattttaataatgtaacatttatatttatattgcatatttaattattttttatttgactatacatttttcagataaatgtataatttattttttctactttttatatatttacttgtttttattttttcttatatcatATAActacttattctattttttttgtttttatatcaaattataatattacgataaatgttaaatataatatttatatttcttatattgtatatatacttattatttattttattataaattttccaGATAggtgtttaatttaatatttctatttcttatattgtatatttacttattatttatttttccttatattatatatttattttttatttatttaatttattataatgcCACATGACATCTTCCACGAGAAGTTTTGTCGATGATGTGGACGCTCTATGGTGCCTCAAAAGActactttattagtatatataagtttttttataaaaaaaaagaatttatataaaagataatttcCCATGTTGGTTACATATGTGGGTCACTTTAATAAAACATCATGCAATTtctttactttataatatttccaatttttcattatttacatttttgtttttttcattcatagattattttttatatattttccaaataaattatataataaaaacgaGATATTTATTAaaggaaataaacaaaaatattttacaaaaaggaaagaacaaaatttaggaaaatatattatatatagtagtTTCttaaaaggaaagttcacaaaaaaacaatcttgatatgaaagaaaaataaacatctcttttacaattaataaattattttatttctatccATAAATTTTCTCAgattattacaaaattaattcaaataacataaactaagataTCTTTAACTTTGatgaactaaaatattttataattgctaTAATTGAGATGTTTATTGATTTTTgcataattgtttttgttaatttaatttttatttgcattttatataattttttatcaatctacataaataaatacaaatatacaaACTATAATCAAACCTAATAAATCCCTAAATATTATGAAAggcttaatattttatttttatttgaagtttttaatatatttatacaaataatataatttaataagaaTACATAAACCATTATGGTTACgattatttagaaattttttaatttatcttgTATACAtctaaattatacatttatttagAATTCACGAAAagtaattattttgtaaatattgataaCTGTTCAcgaagttttgaatttttattaaagtacaattacatatttaagatgaagagttgaaataatgtaataaataatattaatcaatTTTTGTTTAACTAAAACTCTACTTCGATTTGaagaaatatatgtaactcaatataACACACAAAGTAAGTAACTTAAacaatccaaaattttatatccaaaattacaaactgaaatgtaaatataaaattcgtaaaaattttaatctatttaGAACAATAAATAGTTGAATTACGTTATAATATATCCAAGTAATAATCAATTTcattagataatatattttaaaattacatatcTAACTAAAACagcataatattattaaaaataaatcatacatattaatacaaaatgattcaagtaaaaaattaaaatattaataaatttataatatatttattttgtaaatatttatatatgtgcatGCACACTGGAAAATCACCTAGCCATATATTATATACAGAACAGTATACCAATTTTATTGGGATCACATGAGTCCATACTCCTTGAACCAGAACGTCACCaattctccccctgcttgattgcatactaagtTAAAACTTGATGTTTAGATGTCAAGCTTTATAGATAAACTTGTCTGCTACTCCAAGCATAATCATAATCATGATACAGTCCCTAATGCAGCTGAATGGATTATAAATACTGCATCACGGTCTGACGCATTTGTCAAGCAAACTCTCTTTTGCTTAATGGAAAACGTCCATTTGTCCTCACACATatatttcttttcctttttcaagTTCAAACAATTAATACACGAACTCCAATATAACTTCAGCTTCATGCAACACGTTACAtactacctcctgtagtactCCGCAAACTACTACATCAACTATCTCCCTCTTTTTGACTATGTATGTGAGCTCATCATTTTGGCAGAAAATTGCTTCTTCAATCTCTCCCTATGAACCACATCATGgtcaaaaactaatttatagTTCGCCACTCTCTAAAGTGAGGATGAGATCCAATTCCACTATCTTCATAGTGATTGAATCTCCTAGACAACATATTTCTGAGCCTTATCCCACCATGATTAGCTTTCTGAACCAACTTGGAACAATTACGTCGAACATGTCCTTGAACTCcacaaaaataacatatagGACCAGTGCTGGCTTTGTGGATGTGCACAAGGTGCAAATGCACCAGGTCCtcaatttttgttaaaatttctttagtgttttagggttttaaaatttataattcttaaaattaaaaagtccaattttttaaaatcatatacaaAACTAAcagaaaatatgttttgtggCACAGGGTCCACCTACTTCTTGAGCCGGGCTTGTATAAGACCATGACACCTTATACCATAGACTTGCTTCATCTGATTTTTCTCCCTTAACAACTTGAAACATCTTGGCCTAATGTACCCAACCAAACCACAGTGATTGCAAACAGGCCGAAATTTTCGTTAGAAGGCAGTCTTCAAGTTAGAAACTTTACCCGAAGTAGTCGTTGTAGCAGTACACGTAGCAATACGCATAGCAGTCACATTCTTCACACCAGTTGCAGTCTTTACTGTAATTTTTCTATTGGATGTCTTCTTCGCAGACACCTTACTCTCTGGTCTTGTAGCAGACATAGCTACTCCTCAGCTTTTCTTGCAGATACAAAAACACCTTTAGCTTTAGAAGATTCCCCTTGGTATCCAAAGCCACATCGATCACTCTCTCTTTCTAATACTGAGAAGATGATCTAACTGTTTTGTCCCACTGTTTAGCAACCTCAAACTCTTCTGAGTCTATGCAAGTTGAGCACCAGCCTGACGTGCTTCTTATTCTTTCTCTGAAGCATAATTAAGTGCTCCAGCAACTTGAGCTTTTAGCTTGAACTTCTCCTTAGTCAACTCTGAATTCACCTCAACCTGTTTGAGCCAGTTCTCATACAGCTTTTCATAATTACCAGCAAAATCAAGcttgcatcatcatcatcaatacTTTCACATGAAGACCCTAACACAGATGATGACGCAGATCATGCCGTATATTTTGTCTTAGAACCAGAATCAAAAGTTGTGAATGCCATAAAGTCCTTAGCTGTTCACCATCATCTGAATCAGTATCAAACTCATTCTTGACGTCACTGTTCTTCTTTTGCTTCAGTAAATTTTCACATTTCTTCCTAGCATGCCCAAATTCATTTTCCTCAAAGCTTTTGAATCTTATTCTCTTGAAAGTTGGACACTCCCNNNNNNNNNNNNNNNNNNNNNNNNNNNNNNNNNNNNNNNNNNNNNNNNNNNNNNNNNNNNNNNNNNNNNNNNNNNNNNNNNNNNNNNNNNNNNNNNNNNNTTTTGAAGTGCCCATATCCTCTGCATTTATAACTCTGCACCTCTGTATTGACACATGGTTCACCAGCTTCCTGTCTTCGTTTTCTCAAACCAACTTTCTCATGTCCTTGCCACTTTATCACTTCTTGTAGTACTTGGTGAAACACGCAAATCTTCTTGATCACCTTATCTTCATTTTCTGATTTTTGACTTGTTGTTTTAGAAAATACCAAGTTCACTTCATTATGATTGCCCACACCATCAAGCTCCATCTCATGAGCTTTTACCATACCTATAACTTCGTAAAAGCTATATTCATCAATGTTAAGGGACACAAATATTGCTGCCTTATATGCTGTGAATATTTCTAGCAGACACTTTAAAAACTTCTTCACCAGTTTCTTGTCCTTGTATTCCATGTCCAGAACACGAGCCTCTTGTGCTAAAGTACTGAGTTGAGAACTAAAATCTTATACAGATTCATGTTCTTCCATCTTcaagttttcaaatttaaatttgaagAAATACATCCTTGAACTCTTAACCTTTTTAGTTCCTTCAAAGTATAATTGCAGAATATTCCATGCCTCTTTTGCATTCTTGCATCCTTGAATCAGATCGAGTTGCTTCTTCTTGACTGATGTAAAGATACAATATAAAACTTTTGCATTATACATTGACATCTCCTTTCATGCTTTGTCCATTTAGCCAATGGTTTGTTGACCAGAACACCATCTTCATCTATTGTCTTGAGACCTTCATAACCATCTTTTACTGATGCCCAAACATCCATATCAATACTTTGTAAACTTGCCTTCATCTTCAATCTCCAATGGCCATAATATTTAGGATCAAGCATAAGTACTATATCATTCATCTTGCCTTCGCTCTTCGGGATCTCCACCAATGACTTAgatgacccgctctgataccaattgttagtGCAAAGATGACGCCACAATAGTACTGTAGAAAGTAAACCGAGAGACAAAACAATACAAGCAACCACAATGCTTTATTCGAATCTCctttaaacaatatattacaggatctgcttaattcagcttttacacgtctagtgttaacaccctaacacacgctactgaaagattcctaagctacccgcttatgttTCTCCTCCGTCAAGTACTTTAGCCACTGCTTCAGCAACACccagagctctctctctctctctctctctctctgtgtctctctctctgtctctctctctctctctctctctctctctctctctctctctctctctctctctctctctctctctatttataagatcagcctctgtgtctaTGTGTCAATACAGACGACCCCATATCTAACTTATATTATTCTCCACGTGTCTGAAACCTTAGTTTCTAAGGCAACATAGATATGAACATCTTCCATAACAATAAGCgcaattttccttttctttgaaTGCACTTATTTATCTTtgtttaagtcataaacttacTTGCCAAGTTTATTCTTCTTTCCTTATTTTCAAGATATTTCCTTGCTCTCCAAATCTACACGATTCCAACTCAATATCTCGATTCTCACATAGTCTTCGCTATTCAACACGACATCTGTTTCAGCAATTACGTCAACGACTATTTTAAGGCAGACATCTTGCATCTTCGTGTACAACATGTGCAGTAGATGACACGAACAAGACGTGAAGAACCAAATTACATGTGTCTCTGATAACGAATATCATGAAAAGAAATTGTTCGCCAAATTAACGAATATTCATAAATCACATGCGTGGGCTTTTGCTAGCGTACCTATGCAAGTTCATTGAATAATATAGTAACAAGAGAATAAGCTTTCGAAATTCCGCAGGGAATACCGATAACGATATACACGTAACAAATTTAAGTTTTGGTTGAAGATAGTGTAACTAGTAACTACACATGCATGCTTAGATTGTTTTTCACTAAAGAAATGCTTTATAGATTTTAGATATGCTAGGAATTGCTTTTCTTTTCAAGTTAACGCCTGAATTAGTCCAATGTGGAAATTAACAACGAAAAAACATTTccttataaaaaaacatttcctTATATATATGGGAAGGTTTGTGGTTACCAAACTCATCAAAACACATAGGGTCTTATCTCTCTctaacacacacatatatatatagcgATAGATATGGGTGAAGAGACGCAAGGTATGAAAGTAATGGGGGAATGGTCACCGGTTATAGTAATGGTGATAACTAACATAGCGATGGGTTCAGTGAATGCACTTGTGAAGAAAGCTCTTGATGTTGGTGTGAACCATATGGTCATTGGTGCTTATCGAATGGCTATTTCCGCTTTCATTCTAGCTCCATTCGCCTATATCTTGGACAGGTTCCTTGTATCAAACAACGCGATTTATGTATATGTGTTATTCTGTTCACacccctccccccccccccccccccctcccaaataaaaaaagagttCTAAACGATATTAGCTCACTGAAACGACCTTTCTTTGTCAATAAAGATAATACAAGACATCTGTTAATTATGTTATGTACACTTCAATGAAGTTTTTTTCACTCTAAAAACTATGCTAAACAGGAAAACAAGACCGAAGCTAACGTTTAGGCTATTCATTGACCATTTCTTCAGTGGTCTACTCGGGTTTGTCCTCTCAAATCTATATTTCAATCAATTCTTATCATTCTTTGTTTTCCTTTCAAGTACGATACATTAATCATGCGCCCCAGTTcttgttatttaaattttatttttgggtttataAATTGCAGGGCAAGTTTGatgcaatttttctttttgcttggTCTGTCGTATACATCAGCAACTGTTTCGTGTGCTTTGGTAAGCATGTTGCCTGCAGTCACCTTCGCTTTGGCCCTTATTTTCAGGTACTATGATGGAACCATCCGGCTTTCTTTATGTATTGACGTAACATATTTATTAAACTCTATACTGAAAaacattatttgaaaaatattcttCTAGCTAATTCTGTACCAATATTAAAAGTTCTATTAAATAATGTTGGGAATGCAAACAAAATCtcacattggaagtttagacaaataatgtctaatatataaagggatgtccaactctgattagcACGAAGCCTTTTGGGAAATTTTCCCAGaaacaaatccatgcgggctttgccttcgggtccaaagtggacaatatcgtactaatcggataatagAGAATTGGACATGGGCTTGGAAAAGCCCAAcaaattggtatcagagccgggaTGACGAACATCTGcaagaagaccaaaataccTTTCAAGTTCGAAGAGCCTCCACTTCGATGGGAAGGACGGAGTGCGTAGCAGAGGCCAGTCAAAGATCCTGGAAACTTCGGTTGTGGGAGGAGAATCCTCAAGATGACTTCGCGAATAAATGGTGTCGGAGACTTGTATCGAAAGTCTCTCCCTAACGACGATACAAGATTAGGTGGATATTCTTAACGGTGCTGCAAGGATTAGGTGGTGAATGTCCTAATGGTGCAGTAAGGGGTTAGGAGGATAAATCGTAATGGTGTAACAAGGGTTAGGTGAAGAGTCCCGTTGGTGATTACGGCGGTACAAGATGCATACCAGATGTCGTTGGAGGTTGGAAACCAAGGGTTGATGTGGTACTTGGTTTGAGAGGAGGTTTGTTgggaatgcaaacaaagtcccacattggaagtttagacaaataatgtctagtatataaaggaatgtccaactctgattagcacgaggccttttgggaagttttcccagaaacaaatccatgcgggctttgacttcgggcccaaagtggacaatatcatACTAATCGGATAATAGAGAATTGGACATGGGCTTGGAAAAGCCCAACAAAtaagtatttcttttaaattgatttttgtgCACTGTTATTATGATTTCCTTTATATGACCTAAACTTATACGTAACTACAACCATTTGAGCTCTTTATATAGCTTTTCCTGGTAAAAGGTCTTTTTAATTAGCTAGACGTCGCATTTTTCCATCTTTGCTAATGGGGATGCGGAGCCTCGTAATAACATGATTTATTGAATCAAATTGAATATATCTATCATTAGCGTTTAAAAGTAAATAGccattttatataacttttcTGTTGTCTACAAGGCACACGTACGTACACAACCGGATCCTTTTGTATTAGATTTATGTTCGTTCTTTttgtaaatttcttttttttgagatATGACTCATATTCGTAAAAGTTATCGGGCATTTATCATATTACTTACCTAGACACGTTTTTAGGACTGAAAACGTAAAGAATCTAAAGACCAAAGGAGGAATGTTGAAGGTGCTGGGAACTCTAATATGCATAAGTGGAGCTTTGTTCTTAGCATTCTACAAAGACCCTCAAATATCAAACCCTCACTATCAGACAGACGCTCTTCACCACAACAACAAAGATCAAGACAAAGCCAAGAACTGGCTTCTTGGATGTCTTTACTTGACCATAGGAACCATGTTGATGTCTCTCTGGATGTTGTTTCAAGGCACTTTAAGCATCAAGTACCCTTGCAAATACTCGAGCACCTGTCTCATGTCGGTTTTTGCGGCGTTCCAATGTGCTCTATTGAGCCTTTACAACGGCAGAGACGTAAAAGATTGGGTTATCGATGATAGACTCGTGATTATTGTCATCGTTTACGCTGTAAGTTAATATACTATTTTCATAAATCTAAAATGgacttaaaaataaattaataaattactaCAAGTTAACTATGCAAACGCATGGGAAATTTTGAGGTTTATCAAATATTACTTTACCATTTATATAAAACCATGATTTCtat from Raphanus sativus cultivar WK10039 unplaced genomic scaffold, ASM80110v3 Scaffold0033, whole genome shotgun sequence carries:
- the LOC108859960 gene encoding WAT1-related protein At1g01070-like, coding for MGEETQGMKVMGEWSPVIVMVITNIAMGSVNALVKKALDVGVNHMVIGAYRMAISAFILAPFAYILDRKTRPKLTFRLFIDHFFSGLLGASLMQFFFLLGLSYTSATVSCALVSMLPAVTFALALIFRTENVKNLKTKGGMLKVLGTLICISGALFLAFYKDPQISNPHYQTDALHHNNKDQDKAKNWLLGCLYLTIGTMLMSLWMLFQGTLSIKYPCKYSSTCLMSVFAAFQCALLSLYNGRDVKDWVIDDRLVIIVIVYAGVVGQAMSTVATIWGIKKLGAVFASTFTPIGLISATLFDFLILHTPLYLGSVIGSVVAVMGLYVFLWGKNNETETSTTLPPQMDNEEQNTNISNNSSNV